A genomic window from Persephonella sp. includes:
- a CDS encoding acetyl-CoA carboxylase carboxyltransferase subunit alpha yields MEGNKDIQSLSERIELLRKEVKKGNKEKLKELIQARKEFRKLTRNRIEELSAWERVQLARHPKRPHTSDYINNLFTDFVELHGDRRFGDDKAIIAGFAFFEGIPVAVIGHEKGKDTKEKIERNFGMPHPEGYRKAIRIMKLAEKFGRPVFTFIDTPGAYPGIGAEERGQSQAIAESIMTMGGLRVPIVATVIGEGGSGGALALGVGDRILMLENSIYSVISPEGCAAILFKSQEKAPEAAENLKITAKHLKELGIIDCIVPEPPGGAHLQPKKTYRLLKRALRKALREIIDIPPDQLVEERQSKFYSMGRFIEK; encoded by the coding sequence ATGGAAGGAAACAAAGATATACAGTCTTTATCAGAAAGAATAGAGCTTTTAAGAAAGGAAGTTAAGAAAGGAAATAAAGAAAAATTAAAAGAATTAATACAGGCAAGAAAAGAATTTAGAAAGCTTACAAGAAATAGAATAGAAGAGCTTTCTGCATGGGAAAGAGTTCAACTGGCAAGGCACCCAAAAAGGCCACATACCAGTGATTATATAAATAATCTATTTACAGATTTTGTTGAACTGCACGGGGATAGAAGATTTGGAGATGACAAAGCTATAATTGCAGGATTTGCATTTTTTGAAGGGATACCTGTTGCTGTTATAGGTCATGAGAAAGGGAAAGATACAAAGGAAAAAATAGAAAGAAATTTTGGTATGCCACACCCAGAAGGATATAGAAAAGCTATAAGAATTATGAAACTGGCAGAAAAATTTGGCCGTCCTGTTTTTACATTTATAGATACACCAGGAGCATACCCGGGAATTGGAGCAGAAGAAAGAGGACAATCACAGGCTATTGCAGAAAGTATAATGACAATGGGTGGTTTAAGAGTTCCTATTGTTGCTACTGTTATTGGAGAAGGCGGAAGCGGTGGAGCACTTGCCCTTGGTGTTGGGGATAGAATACTGATGCTTGAAAACTCTATATACTCTGTAATATCCCCTGAAGGATGTGCAGCAATTCTGTTTAAATCACAGGAAAAAGCCCCTGAAGCAGCAGAAAATCTGAAAATAACCGCAAAACATTTAAAAGAGCTCGGAATTATAGACTGTATAGTTCCTGAGCCACCGGGAGGAGCACACCTGCAACCTAAAAAAACATACAGACTTTTAAAAAGAGCACTTAGAAAAGCATTAAGAGAAATAATAGATATTCCACCTGACCAGCTTGTAGAGGAAAGACAATCCAAATTCTACTCAATGGGCAGGTTTATAGAAAAATAA
- a CDS encoding sodium:calcium antiporter codes for MIIDILLFIAGLVFILISAELFTNGVEALGDKLNLSQNFTGSILAAIGTALPETILPIIAIFFFGHNHGHDIGVGAILGAPFMLSTLAFPLVGITVLIGYFLLKKRSLEINIETIGFRRDLVFFLFAYSVALFIVPFEDHLLRIFTALFLLGIYILYVFLTLKGESQEMEEVEHLYFAPKNPEPSILIILLQVIVSLIIMITGANIFIKGLENISIAIGFPALIFSLLVAPIATELPEKINSVLWILRGKDTLAVGNISGAMVFQSTIPVSIGVVFTQWDITGLAFVSGIFTIMAGFIALVTSYVEKKLIPFGLTLGGMFYIIYIFLVIKQNF; via the coding sequence GTGATTATAGATATACTGCTTTTTATAGCAGGTCTTGTATTTATTCTGATATCTGCAGAGCTTTTTACAAACGGCGTAGAGGCTTTAGGGGACAAGCTTAATCTATCCCAGAATTTTACAGGCAGTATTCTGGCTGCAATTGGAACGGCTCTACCGGAGACTATTTTGCCTATAATAGCTATATTCTTTTTTGGTCATAATCACGGACATGATATAGGTGTCGGGGCAATACTCGGAGCACCGTTTATGCTATCAACTCTGGCATTTCCACTTGTTGGAATAACCGTCCTAATAGGATATTTTCTTCTGAAAAAAAGAAGCCTTGAGATAAATATAGAAACAATAGGCTTTAGAAGAGACCTTGTATTCTTCCTTTTCGCATATTCAGTAGCTTTATTTATAGTGCCTTTTGAAGACCATTTATTAAGGATTTTTACAGCATTATTTTTATTAGGAATTTATATTTTGTATGTTTTCCTTACGCTTAAAGGCGAAAGTCAAGAAATGGAAGAAGTGGAACATCTATATTTTGCACCCAAAAATCCGGAGCCTTCTATATTAATAATACTTCTGCAAGTAATTGTATCCCTTATTATTATGATTACAGGGGCAAACATTTTTATAAAAGGTCTTGAAAATATAAGTATTGCAATTGGTTTTCCTGCGCTTATTTTTTCACTGCTTGTGGCACCTATAGCAACAGAACTGCCTGAAAAAATAAACAGTGTTTTATGGATTTTACGGGGGAAAGACACCCTCGCTGTTGGTAATATAAGCGGAGCAATGGTTTTCCAGAGCACAATACCGGTTTCTATAGGGGTTGTTTTTACACAATGGGACATTACAGGGCTTGCTTTTGTGTCAGGAATTTTCACAATTATGGCAGGATTTATTGCATTGGTAACATCTTATGTCGAAAAGAAATTAATTCCCTTTGGGCTTACACTGGGAGGAATGTTTTATATTATTTATATCTTTTTGGTAATAAAACAAAATTTTTAA
- a CDS encoding S1 RNA-binding domain-containing protein, whose amino-acid sequence MENFQSEFEKLLEEESANIHHYSKGEVIKGKIVKIQDDVAFVDIGQKTEVVIDPSEVQGLQEGDEIEAVYLGKRNKEGYAVISRKPILYQQALQNVENAFNTNSKIKAKLIKKATKGFLLDLGGVRAYLPFSESGLKKGEEFPPAEFDVYVLKFEKIGKTPNIVVSRKQVIQEEEEKKRKEIFDLLQEGQVVRGKVVKITDKGAVLSLENVVFGFLPQALYSWDKNKKLQDELSVGDEIEVKVKSIDRENQKVVFSKRDLEPNPWIEFDKEVGDVVEAVVKEINDYGLVVKVGDLEGFIYKMETDHIKPLAYKEKFKPGQKVQAKIIELDRDNRKLKLSIKQAQPHPVDKFLEENPEGSEIEGKIKEIKTKMAIIDLGNELEGVLHLIDATWNPKVKNISTVLKGKNIKKFKVLGREGNRIKLGLKQFKENPWEIFLKTHKVGDVVKGKVIKLIDRGAFVELADEVEGFIPVNQISKEKIEIPSDKLSKGQEIEAKIIKIKGKDIILSIKALEKDKEKKELEEVLNKVKPSGEGLGTLGELLKDKLKELKNK is encoded by the coding sequence ATGGAAAATTTCCAGTCAGAATTTGAAAAACTTCTTGAAGAAGAATCAGCCAATATTCACCATTATTCAAAAGGTGAAGTAATAAAAGGAAAAATTGTAAAAATTCAGGATGATGTTGCATTTGTTGATATTGGACAAAAAACTGAAGTTGTTATAGATCCCTCCGAAGTTCAGGGATTACAAGAAGGGGACGAGATAGAAGCCGTATACCTGGGCAAAAGAAATAAAGAAGGTTATGCAGTAATATCAAGAAAACCAATCCTATATCAGCAGGCGTTACAAAATGTTGAGAACGCATTTAATACAAACTCTAAAATAAAAGCAAAACTAATTAAGAAAGCCACAAAAGGTTTCCTGTTAGACCTCGGAGGAGTAAGGGCTTATCTACCATTTTCAGAATCAGGACTGAAAAAAGGGGAAGAATTTCCACCTGCAGAATTTGATGTATATGTCCTGAAATTTGAAAAAATAGGAAAAACTCCTAACATAGTTGTTTCCAGAAAACAGGTTATTCAGGAAGAAGAGGAGAAAAAAAGAAAAGAAATATTTGACCTTCTCCAAGAAGGACAGGTTGTTCGTGGAAAAGTTGTAAAAATCACAGATAAAGGAGCAGTTTTATCCCTTGAAAATGTGGTTTTTGGCTTCTTGCCACAGGCTTTATATTCTTGGGACAAAAACAAAAAATTACAGGATGAGCTGTCTGTTGGCGACGAAATAGAAGTTAAAGTAAAAAGCATAGACAGGGAAAACCAAAAGGTTGTTTTCTCTAAAAGAGACCTTGAACCAAATCCATGGATAGAATTTGATAAAGAAGTTGGAGATGTAGTTGAAGCAGTTGTTAAAGAAATAAATGATTACGGACTTGTCGTAAAAGTCGGGGATTTAGAAGGATTTATCTATAAAATGGAAACAGACCATATAAAACCCCTTGCATATAAAGAAAAATTCAAGCCTGGACAAAAAGTTCAAGCAAAGATTATTGAGTTAGACAGGGATAATAGAAAACTCAAACTTAGTATAAAACAGGCACAGCCTCATCCTGTTGATAAATTCCTTGAAGAAAATCCTGAAGGTTCAGAAATAGAAGGAAAGATTAAAGAAATCAAAACAAAAATGGCAATTATAGACCTTGGAAATGAACTGGAAGGTGTTCTCCATCTCATAGATGCCACATGGAACCCAAAAGTTAAAAATATTTCTACCGTTTTAAAAGGTAAAAATATCAAAAAGTTTAAAGTCCTCGGCAGAGAAGGAAATAGAATAAAACTCGGCCTAAAACAATTTAAAGAAAATCCGTGGGAAATATTCCTGAAGACCCATAAAGTTGGAGATGTGGTAAAAGGAAAAGTAATCAAACTGATAGATAGGGGAGCATTTGTTGAGCTTGCAGATGAAGTAGAAGGATTTATCCCTGTAAATCAGATATCAAAAGAAAAAATAGAAATTCCAAGTGATAAATTATCCAAAGGACAGGAAATTGAGGCTAAAATAATTAAAATTAAAGGCAAGGATATAATCCTTAGTATAAAAGCACTGGAAAAAGACAAAGAGAAAAAAGAATTAGAAGAGGTTCTGAATAAGGTTAAGCCTTCCGGAGAAGGACTTGGAACCCTTGGAGAACTACTTAAAGACAAACTTAAGGAGCTGAAAAATAAGTGA
- a CDS encoding flagellar motor protein MotB — protein sequence MARKKKEECPSAPAWLISFSDLMSLLLTFFILLYSMSVLDIKKLMKFLWYFQGERVLQYTKTTALLPPISLLPKDMALSLKERIKRVLPVHAYQIEVIEDYVIVRLFNDVVFKPGSAELTNEAKKALKQIAKVLKGLSKNETEILVEGHTDIEVPKGVDPWKLSIERAVNVAEFLIKNGVDPKKISATGYGNTKPLYTWNHPLLRRRNDRVEIIIKVKTQRDDLMKESKSLQK from the coding sequence ATGGCAAGAAAGAAAAAAGAGGAATGTCCCAGTGCACCGGCTTGGCTAATAAGTTTTAGTGATTTAATGTCTCTGCTGCTGACATTCTTTATTCTTTTGTATTCAATGTCTGTCCTTGATATAAAAAAATTAATGAAATTCCTGTGGTATTTTCAGGGTGAAAGAGTTCTTCAATATACAAAAACAACAGCTTTGCTACCTCCAATAAGTTTACTTCCTAAGGATATGGCTTTATCCCTTAAAGAGAGAATTAAAAGAGTTTTACCTGTTCATGCATACCAGATAGAAGTAATTGAGGATTATGTTATAGTCCGTTTGTTTAATGATGTTGTTTTCAAACCAGGAAGTGCTGAGCTTACAAATGAAGCTAAAAAAGCTTTAAAGCAAATAGCAAAGGTTTTAAAAGGTTTATCTAAGAATGAAACAGAAATATTAGTGGAAGGACATACAGATATTGAAGTTCCAAAAGGTGTTGACCCATGGAAACTTTCAATTGAGCGGGCTGTAAACGTGGCTGAGTTTCTAATCAAAAATGGCGTAGACCCAAAAAAAATATCAGCCACAGGATATGGGAATACAAAGCCCTTATATACATGGAACCATCCACTTTTGAGAAGACGGAACGACAGAGTTGAAATCATAATAAAAGTCAAAACCCAGCGAGATGATTTGATGAAGGAAAGTAAGAGTTTACAAAAATAG
- a CDS encoding flagellar motor protein MotB, with amino-acid sequence MARKKKEECKKIPGWLISFGDLMSLLLTFFILLFSMGTISLEKFHMVIKGVTESLGGRKIFLEQKLLNQSNVPVEFPNMYPKIKRRKMLTKALLDIQQKLKKAGIEADIIKHGSIIRFRLNTDKVFPPGSETPYPEVVPFILEICKSLKQAGFTVIIEGHTDNIPIRSGKYKSNLELSALRALSILKLFRQCGYPEKDMAARGYGPYRPIAPNNTPQGRAKNRRVEFVINAS; translated from the coding sequence ATGGCACGTAAAAAAAAAGAGGAATGTAAAAAAATACCTGGCTGGCTAATAAGCTTCGGCGACCTTATGTCATTGCTTCTTACATTCTTTATTCTTCTATTCTCTATGGGAACAATATCCCTTGAAAAATTTCATATGGTTATAAAAGGTGTTACAGAGAGTTTAGGTGGAAGGAAGATATTTTTGGAGCAAAAACTCCTTAATCAATCAAATGTGCCTGTTGAATTTCCAAATATGTATCCAAAAATCAAAAGAAGAAAAATGCTTACAAAGGCGTTATTAGATATACAGCAAAAACTGAAAAAAGCAGGTATAGAAGCAGATATTATCAAACATGGAAGTATTATCAGATTTAGATTAAATACAGATAAAGTTTTTCCTCCAGGAAGCGAAACACCTTATCCAGAAGTTGTGCCATTTATACTTGAAATATGTAAAAGTCTTAAACAGGCTGGTTTTACGGTAATAATTGAAGGACATACAGATAACATTCCAATAAGAAGTGGTAAATATAAATCAAATCTTGAGCTTTCTGCCCTTAGAGCTTTAAGTATTTTGAAACTTTTTAGACAGTGTGGCTATCCAGAAAAAGATATGGCTGCCAGAGGTTATGGCCCTTATAGACCTATTGCACCAAATAACACACCACAGGGCAGGGCTAAAAACAGAAGGGTTGAATTTGTTATAAATGCTTCATAA
- a CDS encoding motility protein A, giving the protein MDIATVIGIVGATLLLVISIALGGSPLAFVNIPSLLIVVGGGLAASLASYPLKEMINGLKAVLKAFKPGLPDPVEHIDFLVDVVNKARKNGILALESDIDNFYEKDPFFGDLMRMLIDGQDIEEIKSNADTALMKIDQDLSTEVAIWEALGELFPAFGMIGTLIGLIQMLQNLNDPSALGPGMAVAMITTLYGAVLANVLCVPVSKKLKYYKDLSLLMKESYILTIEAINSGTNPNVLRAKLMSLLGVKAGEEG; this is encoded by the coding sequence TTGGACATAGCCACGGTCATTGGTATTGTTGGTGCGACGCTTCTACTGGTAATCTCAATAGCCTTAGGTGGTAGTCCCCTTGCTTTCGTAAATATACCTTCATTACTTATAGTTGTAGGTGGAGGACTTGCAGCATCCCTTGCATCCTATCCCCTTAAAGAAATGATAAACGGCCTCAAAGCTGTTCTAAAAGCCTTTAAACCCGGTCTTCCTGACCCTGTTGAGCATATAGATTTTCTGGTTGATGTGGTTAACAAAGCAAGGAAAAATGGAATTCTGGCACTGGAATCAGATATTGATAATTTCTATGAAAAAGACCCATTTTTTGGGGATTTAATGAGAATGCTTATAGATGGTCAGGATATTGAAGAAATCAAAAGTAATGCAGATACAGCCCTTATGAAAATAGACCAGGATTTATCTACAGAAGTTGCTATCTGGGAGGCTTTAGGAGAATTATTCCCTGCTTTCGGTATGATAGGAACATTGATTGGTCTTATCCAGATGTTACAAAACTTGAACGACCCATCTGCATTAGGCCCCGGTATGGCCGTTGCTATGATTACAACCCTTTACGGTGCTGTTCTTGCAAACGTTTTGTGTGTGCCTGTGTCCAAAAAGCTGAAATATTACAAAGACCTATCCCTGCTTATGAAAGAAAGTTACATCCTGACCATAGAAGCTATAAACAGCGGAACAAACCCTAATGTCCTCAGGGCAAAACTTATGTCCCTGCTTGGCGTTAAAGCCGGAGAAGAAGGATAA
- a CDS encoding PilZ domain-containing protein yields the protein MDERVNIVVDAFRTTIEHVNLIAVFIVVLIFVLIAFFLFFWEKFEEFISQRYMKRLFFRNGEAYGLTRRELEILWEYSHKTHKDPFLVLEYKAPFEKVVQAYIEDNPDFDEKLIKNMRKKLGFDKIPPFMPLISTKDIDLFQTGNFMYQNRTYPVALYDKDEKYMYWYLIDQKPPFPFKEGDNVKIKFIREDDAIYLIDGNIEEIFEEDGKYIIKIPHTFKFLQIQRRKDFRVKKEIPLILETYDINGNKVKKEFKTTDISIDGVGFCIPIKEARNLKMNIGAEINLVLEFEDAQIPVQAVIKNIREMGKNICYGAEFKDLKGENKNFIIKFVQAEQQKLLKEYKRLKLFE from the coding sequence GTGGATGAAAGGGTAAATATTGTTGTTGATGCATTTAGAACAACAATAGAGCATGTTAATCTGATAGCAGTTTTTATAGTAGTCCTTATTTTTGTTTTAATTGCTTTTTTTCTGTTTTTCTGGGAGAAATTTGAGGAGTTTATCTCCCAGAGATATATGAAAAGATTATTTTTTAGAAATGGAGAAGCTTATGGTTTAACAAGACGAGAGCTGGAAATTCTCTGGGAATACTCCCATAAAACCCATAAGGACCCATTTCTTGTTCTTGAATATAAAGCACCATTTGAAAAGGTAGTTCAGGCATACATAGAAGACAATCCTGATTTTGATGAAAAACTTATAAAAAATATGCGTAAAAAATTAGGATTTGACAAAATACCGCCATTCATGCCTCTTATATCAACCAAAGATATAGACCTTTTCCAGACTGGAAACTTTATGTATCAAAATAGAACCTATCCCGTTGCCCTTTATGATAAGGATGAAAAATATATGTATTGGTATCTTATAGACCAGAAACCTCCTTTTCCTTTTAAAGAAGGAGATAATGTGAAAATAAAATTTATAAGGGAAGATGATGCAATATATCTAATTGATGGTAATATTGAGGAAATCTTTGAAGAAGATGGAAAATACATAATAAAAATCCCCCATACATTTAAATTCCTTCAGATTCAAAGGAGAAAAGATTTCCGGGTCAAAAAAGAAATTCCTTTAATTTTAGAGACTTACGACATTAACGGAAATAAGGTAAAAAAAGAGTTCAAAACAACCGATATTAGTATTGACGGAGTAGGTTTTTGTATTCCAATAAAAGAAGCACGGAATTTGAAAATGAATATTGGGGCAGAGATAAATCTTGTGCTTGAGTTTGAAGATGCCCAAATACCTGTTCAGGCAGTTATTAAAAATATAAGGGAAATGGGCAAGAACATATGTTACGGGGCAGAATTCAAAGACCTTAAGGGTGAAAATAAAAACTTTATTATAAAATTCGTTCAGGCCGAGCAACAGAAATTACTTAAGGAATACAAAAGACTTAAACTATTTGAATAG
- the ispH gene encoding 4-hydroxy-3-methylbut-2-enyl diphosphate reductase — protein sequence MANIKVAETAGFCFGVKIAVDSAIEAGKKYGKAYTNGPIIHNKQVVQFLENLNVRELSSYDELKAGDTILIRSHGVPPSTERKLQELGVNVIDATCPFVKKVHEKVRQLVEEGYYVIIIGEEGHPEVIGILGHLEEVGGKGIVVENMEDLIRKFPKRNKVGVVAQTTQNEEFFEEAVGYIASNVEELKVFNTICDATSVRQEEVKKLAKEVDVMIIIGGKHSGNTRRLTQISKALNPNTYHVEKADELQPEWFENAENIGVSAGASTPDWIIKEVVEKIQEITK from the coding sequence ATGGCTAATATAAAAGTTGCAGAAACAGCAGGATTTTGCTTTGGTGTTAAGATTGCTGTTGATAGTGCCATAGAAGCAGGAAAAAAATATGGTAAAGCATACACAAATGGTCCAATAATCCACAACAAGCAGGTTGTCCAATTTCTTGAAAACCTGAATGTAAGGGAACTAAGCAGCTATGATGAATTAAAAGCAGGGGATACGATTTTAATTCGTTCCCATGGTGTTCCACCTTCCACAGAAAGAAAACTACAAGAGCTGGGTGTTAATGTTATAGATGCCACCTGTCCATTTGTTAAAAAAGTTCATGAAAAGGTGCGTCAGCTTGTTGAGGAAGGATATTATGTAATTATTATCGGAGAAGAAGGACACCCTGAAGTCATCGGAATTCTTGGACATCTTGAAGAGGTTGGGGGAAAAGGAATTGTAGTGGAGAATATGGAAGACCTGATTAGAAAATTTCCCAAAAGGAACAAAGTAGGTGTTGTAGCTCAAACAACCCAAAATGAAGAATTTTTTGAAGAAGCTGTTGGATATATAGCTTCTAATGTTGAGGAACTCAAAGTATTCAATACTATATGCGACGCAACATCTGTCCGTCAGGAAGAAGTTAAAAAACTGGCAAAAGAAGTTGATGTAATGATTATTATTGGCGGAAAGCACAGCGGAAATACCAGAAGACTGACACAGATATCAAAGGCCTTAAATCCAAATACATACCACGTAGAAAAGGCGGATGAACTTCAACCTGAATGGTTTGAAAATGCTGAAAATATAGGTGTATCAGCAGGAGCATCCACTCCAGACTGGATAATAAAGGAAGTTGTTGAGAAAATTCAGGAAATTACGAAATAG
- a CDS encoding lysophospholipid acyltransferase family protein, whose protein sequence is MENFEYSKFGYKLWFLIRPIFRLIFRISAEGIENIPKEGGCILAANHRSNLDPFVLNTVSPRPIFFMAKHELFKIPVLSWIIRKAGAIPVKRTTRDIGALKKAIELVNNGYCIGIFPEGTRAKPGQFRKPQSGVGLLVSKTSGEVVPVRIEGTDLIMPVGSSFPKIWKSPVQIKFGKPLKIDKNKEYMEIAEYIMEEIKKL, encoded by the coding sequence ATGGAAAACTTTGAATATTCTAAATTTGGATATAAACTCTGGTTTTTAATAAGGCCGATATTTAGGCTGATTTTTAGAATATCAGCAGAAGGGATAGAGAATATTCCAAAGGAAGGCGGATGTATCCTTGCTGCAAACCACAGGAGTAATCTTGACCCTTTTGTGCTGAATACGGTATCTCCACGGCCTATATTTTTTATGGCAAAACATGAACTGTTTAAAATTCCTGTTTTAAGCTGGATTATCAGAAAAGCAGGTGCAATTCCTGTAAAAAGAACAACAAGAGATATAGGAGCTTTAAAGAAGGCTATAGAACTGGTTAATAATGGCTATTGCATTGGTATTTTCCCTGAAGGAACAAGGGCAAAACCCGGACAGTTTAGGAAACCCCAGAGTGGTGTTGGACTTCTTGTATCCAAAACTTCAGGAGAAGTTGTCCCTGTTAGAATAGAGGGAACAGACCTTATTATGCCTGTGGGAAGCAGCTTTCCAAAAATATGGAAAAGTCCTGTTCAGATAAAGTTTGGAAAACCATTAAAAATAGACAAAAATAAAGAATATATGGAAATTGCAGAGTATATAATGGAAGAAATTAAAAAACTTTAG
- a CDS encoding endonuclease: protein MENKIFTIYEKLLEAFGYQNWWPVHQGVDRFLEVSIGAILTQNTNWSNVEKAIENLIKENLLEWNALANIETEKLEKLIKPAGFYRQKARYIKNFVNAIKNKPREEITREFLLSLKGIGEETADSILLYGLDRPYFVVDAYTKRLFYRAGIIDNPKIRYSQLQKLITDNIPKDLEVYKEYHALIVELGKNYCKKKPVCENCPIKNICQQNLK, encoded by the coding sequence ATGGAAAACAAAATTTTTACTATTTATGAAAAACTTTTAGAGGCTTTTGGTTATCAAAACTGGTGGCCTGTTCATCAGGGTGTAGATAGATTTCTTGAAGTTTCTATAGGGGCAATCCTGACCCAGAATACGAACTGGTCAAATGTTGAAAAAGCCATTGAAAACTTGATAAAGGAAAATCTGCTTGAATGGAATGCCCTTGCAAATATAGAAACAGAAAAACTTGAAAAACTGATTAAACCGGCAGGATTTTACAGACAAAAGGCCAGATATATCAAAAATTTTGTGAATGCTATAAAAAATAAGCCAAGGGAAGAGATAACAAGGGAGTTTTTATTATCCCTTAAAGGCATAGGAGAAGAAACTGCAGACAGTATTCTCCTTTATGGACTGGATAGACCTTATTTTGTTGTTGATGCATATACAAAAAGGCTGTTTTATCGTGCTGGTATTATAGATAACCCTAAAATCAGATATTCCCAGCTACAAAAATTAATAACAGATAATATTCCGAAGGATTTAGAAGTTTACAAAGAGTATCATGCACTTATAGTTGAGCTTGGGAAAAATTATTGTAAGAAAAAACCTGTATGTGAAAACTGTCCTATAAAGAATATATGCCAGCAGAATTTGAAATGA